Proteins found in one Amphiprion ocellaris isolate individual 3 ecotype Okinawa chromosome 22, ASM2253959v1, whole genome shotgun sequence genomic segment:
- the LOC111571338 gene encoding cullin-1 — translation MSSNRTQNPHGLKQIGLDQIWDDLRAGIQQVYTRQSMAKSRYMELYTHVYNYCTSVHQSSQGRGSAPPAKPSKKSTTPGGAQFVGLELYKRLKEFLKNYLTSLLKDGEDLMDECVLKFYTQQWEDYRFSSKVLNGICAYLNRHWVRRECDEGRKGIYEIYSLALVTWRECLFRPLNKQVTNAVLKLIERERNGETINTRLISGVVQSYVELGLNEEDAFAKGPTLSVYKEYFECQFLTDTERFYTRESTEFLQQNPVTEYMKKAEARLLEEQRRVQVYLHESTQDELARKCEQVLIEKHLEIFHTEFQNLLDADKNEDLGRMYNLVSRITDGLGELKKLLETHIHNQGLAAIEKCGEAALNDPKVYVQTTLDVHKKYNALVMSAFNNDAGFVAALDKACGRFINNNAVTRMAQSSSKSPELLARYCDSLLKKSSKNPEEAELEDTLNQVMVVFKYIEDKDVFQKFYAKMLAKRLVHQNSASDDAEASMISKLKQACGFEYTSKLQRMFQDIGVSKDLNEQFKKHLTNSEPLDLDFSIQVLSSGSWPFQQSCTFALPSELERSYQRFTAFYASRHSGRKLTWLYHLSKGELVTNCFKNRYTLQASTFQMAILLQYNTEDSYTVQQLTDSTQIKTDILVQVLQILLKSKLLVLEDENANVDEVEFKPDTVIKLFLGYKNKKLRVNINVPMKTEQKQEQETTHKNIEEDRKLLIQAAIVRIMKMRKVLKHQQLLAEVLNQLSSRFKPRVPVIKKCIDILIEKEYLERVDGEKDTYSYLA, via the exons ATGTCGTCGAACAGGACCCAGAACCCTCACGGACTGAAACAGATAGGCCTGGACCAGATATGGGACGACCTGCGGGCTGGAATCCAGCAGGTGTACACGAGGCAAAGCATGGCCAAGTCACGCTACATGGAACTCTACAC ACATGTATATAACTACTGTACCAGCGTCCACCAGTCCAGCCAGGGCAGGGGCTCTGCGCCTCCAGCGAAGCCCTCCAAAAAGTCCACCACTCCAGGAGGCGCTCAGTTTGTGGGCCTGGAGCTCTACAAGCGACTCAAGGAGTTCCTGAAGAACTATCTGACCAGCCTGctgaag GATGGCGAAGACCTAATGGACGAGTGCGTGTTGAAGTTTTACACCCAGCAGTGGGAGGACTATCGTTTCTCCAGTAAGGTCCTCAACGGGATCTGCGCCTACCTCAACCGCCACTGGGTCAGACGGGAGTGCGACGAGGGACGCAAGGGCATCTACGAGATCTACTCG CTGGCACTTGTGACCTGGAGGGAGTGTTTATTCCGACCCCTCAACAAACAG gTAACAAACGCCGTCCTTAAACTGATCGAGCGAGAGAGGAACGGTGAGACCATCAACACCCGGCTGATCAGCGGCGTCGTCCAGTCTTATG TCGAGTTGGGCCTGAACGAGGAGGACGCCTTCGCCAAAGGCCCAACGCTGTCTGTCTACAAAGAGTACTTTGAATGTCAGTTCCTCACTGACACAGAACGTTTCTACACTCGTGAGAGCACAGAGTTCCTGCAGCAGAACCCTGTCACAGAGTACATGAAGAAG GCGGAGGCTCGTCTCCTGGAGGAGCAGCGGCGTGTCCAGGTTTACCTCCACGAATCCACCCAGGATGAGCTGGCCAGGAAGTGTGAGCAGGTCCTCATTGAGAAACACCTGGAGATCTTCCACACCGAGTTTCAGAACCTCCTGGATGCAGACAAGAATGAAG ACCTGGGCCGGATGTACAACCTGGTGTCGCGCATCACAGACGGTCTCGGCGAACTGAAGAAGCTTCTAGAGACTCACATCCACAACCAGGGCCTGGCCGCCATTGAGAAGTGTGGGGAGGCGGCGCTCAAC GACCCCAAAGTCTACGTCCAGACCACCCTGGACGTCCACAAGAAGTACAACGCCTTGGTCATGTCCGCCTTCAACAATGACGCCGGCTTTGTGGCAGCACTCGACAAG GCATGCGGTCGGTTCATCAACAACAATGCCGTCACCAGGATGGCTCAGTCATCCAGCAAATCTCCCGAGCTGCTGGCCAGATACTGTGACTCTTTACTGAAGAAGAG CTCCAAAAACCCAgaggaggcagagctggaggacACACTCAACCAAGTG ATGGTTGTGTTCAAGTACATCGAGGACAAAGACGTTTTCCAGAAGTTTTACGCAAAGATGCTAGCCAAACGTCTGGTCCACCAGAACAGCGCCAGCGACGACGCCGAGGCCAGCATGATCTCCAAACTCAAA CAAGCCTGTGGGTTCGAGTACACGTCCAAACTACAGCGGATGTTCCAGGACATCGGAGTCAGTAAAGACCTGAACGAGCAGTTTAAGAAACACCTGACCAACTCTGAGCCTCTGGACT TGGACTTCAGTATCCAGGTCCTGAGCTCCGGGTCTTGGCCTTTCCAGCAGTCCTGCACCTTCGCTCTGCCTTCAGAG CTGGAGCGGAGCTATCAGCGCTTCACAGCGTTCTACGCCAGCAGACACAGCGGCAGGAAGCTCACCTGGCTGTACCACCTGTCCAAAGGAGAGCTGGTCACCAACTGCTTCAAGAACAG GTACACACTGCAGGCCTCCACCTTCCAGATGGCCATCCTACTGCAGTACAACACGGAGGACAGCTACACCGTGCAGCAGCTCACTGACAGCACACAGATCAAAACT GACATTTTGGTTCAAGTTCTGCAGATCTTGTTAAAGTCGAAGCTGCTG GTTCTGGAGGACGAGAACGCCAACGTGGACGAGGTGGAGTTCAAACCCGACACTGTCATCAAGCTCTTCCTCGGATACAAGAA taAGAAGCTGAGGGTGAACATCAACGTCCCGATGAAGACGGAGCAGAAACAGGAGCAGGAGACAACTCACAAGAACATCGAGGAGGACCGGAAGCTCCTCATCCAG GCCGCCATCGTGAGGATCATGAAGATGAGGAAGGTCCTGAAGCACCAGCAGCTCCTGGCTGAAGTCCTGAACCAGCTGTCGTCCCGGTTCAAGCCCAGAGTCCCCGTCATCAAG AAATGCATCGACATCCTCATAGAGAAGGAGTATCTGGAGCGAGTGGACGGGGAGAAGGACACCTACAGCTACCTGGCCTGA